A segment of the Denticeps clupeoides chromosome 2, fDenClu1.1, whole genome shotgun sequence genome:
CCCACCTCCTGCACTAAGAGCCCCAAACTGACGTATAACAGCCTGTTTCAGACCAACGCATATGTTTGCAAAAGtgaaacacactgaatgaaCACCTTTGAAACGTCACAACCGCAACCCACCCGAAGGCAAAAGACAAGTCAAAATCCCCAACCAGAGGAGAACACTTCACCCTAGACCCTAGAAAATgagcagaaggaggaggaggggttgTGAAAGGAGGGAACCTACTTTTCTTCTGGCCTTTGTAGGGCtgtgtcttcttcttctgcttggTCACATTTGGTGGGATTTCTCTGGTGGCTGGGCAAGACAGAAAAAGTTCAGACTGACTTTATATAAAGACTTTAAAGCATCAAACGGTACTTACCTTGGcatattagggtggtagtagcctacgtaaaacacttgcctatgaaccaaaagacccaggttcaaaacctcacctgagcaagacacttaacactgactgtctccagggggactgtccctgtaactaatgatcataagtcgctctggaaaaggacgcctcataaatgccacaaatgtaaagtgaaacacagcacacactgtgcatttatttaaatcaccttagtgagcaatggggaaccatgaaaggcacctgtggagcagtgtgtggggtggggaccaccactgccccgtggtaggtgttttttctttataatttttttatagaatcCATATATAACAATCAAACAAGAAAAATTCTGTGTTGTctaatactgaaaaaaaaacttaattgaTATTTTCACTGACATGTATAAAATAAGGATAACAGGAAACTAGTCTCAAAGACATAACATCactgtatttgttttgttaagGGTTAGAGCAAAACGAGAGAAAGAAAATCAGGACTTCCAGTTATTACAGAAGAAGATGGTATGGTATTTCAGTAATACCGGAGTACGAATTACCTTGAATTTACAGGCAGATTGATTTCTGCAATGTTGGGAGAAAGGGATTGTGTTCACAGAACAGTCACAGAAATGGAAGATACTGACATGCATCTTTATCTGCTATCTGAATGGATGTATTAGTGACCAAAAGTGTATTCTTATTGTGTTCCAAGTTATGATGTTTGACTAAgctcaaaataattataattttgtaTTTGAAACCCTTAAAATGAGTTATGACCCTGACTTACTTTGAGCAGCTGGTGGTTGCAGCTGATAGCCTGTAAGTTGGCACCAGCCCACAGGGTAGAGGTCAGGTGACTCACAGTCAACCCATTGGTCATATTCATCCTCCCAGCCATCAAAGTGGATGCGCAGCAATCGGTGAATGATCCTGGTCACCGTGGCAACACACACCAGCCGAGGCTCCATCAGGTCGACGGCTTCCAGCTTCATGCCAGGACGGAAGCCGTGGTTGGGAACATCCTGCTcgcagaaaataaatacattcatggccaaaagttttgagaataacacacatactcactaagtttgctgcttttattgtgccaatttgcatatactccagaatgttatcaaattaattgcaaagtccctctttgccaagAAAATGAACATAATCCTCCCCCAAAacattttcactgcatttcacaaCTGTGAAAACCACTATTTGTGTCATTCATATATTGTGAGGAAAGTAAAATCAACTTTATCATGATAGAATTGTAACAGAATGTAATATATAGCTTCATGACAACAGAGCTctatggctttttaaaaatgtttcaatatttgtttatatataacaAACTGTAAAAGGTGCCCAACTGAAcatataatgtgtttgtgtgtgcgtgtgtgtgtgtgtgtgtgtatatgacaaTATAGAAACATGACCATTAATGAGACAATGAAAATGTACAGTAAGGCACACCTTGTTAAACAGCTTGACAGGAACGGCCGCTGCACCCATTTCTCTGAGGTAGTCAAACCATTTGAACGGGAGCTTGGTGTACCCTGAAAAATTGATTCATCTTCAGTatctagagttttttttttttttttttttaaaagaaccaaAGAATAAAGATTTCATTCTGACCTCTAGGTGGAGTGAGCTCAATTTCATTGATTTCACAAAATCCTGCTGGGAAGATTGAGGGCGAGGTGGAGTGGTAACAGAACCAGTCTGAACCGTCCGCCGCCTCAGAGCCATCAATCCCAATCATAAGGTACCCATCAGCCAGGACCTGAACGCCGCCATGGGGACAGCAGAAAAATACCACGTCAGCCAATTCTTCTCAAACAGGACTATTTGTTTCATGGACGAGTGGGCCGTGTCTAAGGACCTCACCTTTCTTACAGTAGCAACACATATAGCGGAGAGGTTTAGAGGATCTATTGCCTCAAGCTTCATTCCATCCTTAAACCAATCGCCACTTTGGTCAACATCCTTCACCTGGGAGATGAGAACAAGCACATTTATGCTATAGCTATATCAGTGCAGTCTGGGTAAAAATATATGGTAAATGATAGGTAAAGTACACGGTTCTAAACTCTCAATTTCATTGCTATTGCCTACCCTGAGacctaaaaatgttttttttttgttataggTTAGAATTATTATATACAGAGGTTCTTAAAATACATACTCCTGTCCTTAGTGTGCGGGCACCAGTCCggaacattttttgtattttgtgttatcACCAGTGATAAAcatgtgcaggactggtgccctccaggaccagggttggtgacccctggttTATGCTCATGCCAGAAATCATTATAATAGTAACTATAGGCTTTCAATATTCTCTTCTTTAAAACCTATTTTCTTCACAAAGTTGATGCCCCTAGGGTCAAGAATTTTACAAACAGTCTCTAAATAAGTACTAGAGAATTTGTGGTACCCACTGAGCAATTTGAACTCTGGTCATAATATATACTATAGTAATACTTGTGTGCCAAGTTCTTAACTAAAGAGCTTACCGGGTCTTTTGACGCAGGGCAAGATTATTTCAGCAACAGCTACACGAAAcatgtatttaataatttaaggAATGAAACCTTCGTAAACATCTACCTTCGTAAACAGATTGGGAGGAGCATCCATCTGACCTTCGATTTTCTTTGACACATCTactaggggaaaaaaaaaaaaaaaaaaaaaaaaaagattagaaatattaaaaagttcCTCACAGGTTacagaaaagcacaaataaaGTAAACAAAACTCCATGGACAGACCTGATCTTTTGAACCGATGCCCAATGCTCCGCGACCAGCCAATCGAGTGGATGAGGGGGCTGTACATGTGACACCAGAAGTCGTCCGTGCCGTCCTCGCTCTCCTCGTAGACTAGACGCAGCCTGCCCCCGATCACCTGCTCCACGATGGCCACCCGTGTCCGGCACAGGTGGGTCTtatccaccacctccacccgcATCAGCTTCTTAAACGGGTACTGCACGCTCTCATGAACCTGTGGGTACGAGTGACAGGTGTAAACTGAGGCGTGACAGAAGGTTCACGCTGTTCTTAAGCCCTAGGATGCTGGAGCAGAGAAAGAAACAGTGGAGGACATGCCACATAAAAGATGCTtacatcttcttctttttttaaagatgtgaTTAAAtgacagcagaacacacaccttGGTGCTAAAGTCTGGTGGAAGTGTTTTGGCACCCGTAAGCCTCTTCACAAGAAAAGCTTTCCAGTTTGAATACTTATGCTGAATTGCTGTGAAGACAAAGGAATTCAAAAGTCGTTCTaattcaacaaaaaataaagtcaaTATGGTAGTGGAAAATGCCTTGGATATTGTGGTTTACATTTGGGAGGGACGAGGGGCTTTCCATTGGAAGCACACCATCCCACCGGGTGGACCTCGGGGATGCACAGGTTAGACCAGAAGTCTCGGCTGCTGTCGTTGTCAAAGCCCTCATACCGGAGAAGGGCCTTAAATCCTAgcacataaaaacattattcaaTAATGTTAACATCAATGTCATatcatattaatatatatttcatttaatattgcATAAAATGCTGACTCGTTATTTGATCATGTATTGATATAATAAATGGTATTTATAAGGTTTTAATTCGTTTCATAAACAGGTGAGATATAAGtttcttttattataaaatCGTTTTTCGGTTGTGTGGTTTGGTCATGGTCATTGGGTTAAGGTATGGTGAACACTTACGAAAGATCGATCAAATCTCCATTATTTTGCAGCCACTGTTTTGAAGGGTTTAGTGGGAAATGTTACAACACTGTAAAAAGACCAATTTTATCTAAACTGGAGATGTGAGCCACATTAGAAGCTAACATTATAGGTGAGCCATATTAGAAGCTAAAAAGGCCTCTGTGACTAAACATAAGAACAGTGCTGAAGAGGTGGATCACATGCATCACCTGCCAGTCTGACGATGGAAGCGATCCAGTAGACTTTAGCTGACAGGCTTGTGTCGGTGTTGAGCACCTCCACTCTCACCCCTTCACCTAGGTCACCCCAGCATGTGCCCATGGGGACCTGCAGAAAGGGCCGTCTGGTTAAATCAACTGATAATTCATAAAAACCACATCCACTGCTATGTCGAGCACAGAACTGGTCGACTGAATAAGGAATACATCAGACGTGGAGTGGCGGTACTTGCATGTTTGAAACAGCTGACTGGAGCCCCAACAGAGTTATTGCTACAGATGTATCGGCCCCAGTCGAAGCCTTCTACTGGAACCACTGAGGACAGAGGGAATCAGAGGGACTTCATCAGCACATGCAAAATACATCCAATGTTACTAAATATGCAGAAAATACATGCATATTGCTTCTtgaatcagtgcaactgttttctgttgcaataaaataaagttttctaACAACGAATGAAGACTCGGATTAACGAACACAGCACacgttcctctctacatgtatgcagatattcactCATCGACATCCAAAGTTCTGACCGGGCATTTTGATGACGTCTGCCTTGTTTAACATGTGAGATGCTAAACTGaacaaattattttagcaaCGATGAATGTGAATCGTGTTCACTCTTGCTAGAACGACATGTGACATATCATTCGCTGATGTAGATATTTGATAGGAACACAACACAATAACAAATGCGACCATATTACGACACATATTACCAGCGGACTGGAATAATCTGTG
Coding sequences within it:
- the mbtd1 gene encoding MBT domain-containing protein 1 isoform X1 — its product is MEDAGDLTEHTPRPERKRRDSFGMFDGYDSCSEDSSSSTSSEDSEDEVATIPASLPIIKNNGQVYTYPDGKAGMATCEMCGMVGVRDAFYSKTKRFCSVSCSRSYSSNSKKASILARLQGKPPTKKAKVLQKQPLMAKLAAYAQYQASQQNQAKSKSVVPVEGFDWGRYICSNNSVGAPVSCFKHVPMGTCWGDLGEGVRVEVLNTDTSLSAKVYWIASIVRLAGFKALLRYEGFDNDSSRDFWSNLCIPEVHPVGWCASNGKPLVPPKSIQHKYSNWKAFLVKRLTGAKTLPPDFSTKVHESVQYPFKKLMRVEVVDKTHLCRTRVAIVEQVIGGRLRLVYEESEDGTDDFWCHMYSPLIHSIGWSRSIGHRFKRSVDVSKKIEGQMDAPPNLFTKVKDVDQSGDWFKDGMKLEAIDPLNLSAICVATVRKVLADGYLMIGIDGSEAADGSDWFCYHSTSPSIFPAGFCEINEIELTPPRGYTKLPFKWFDYLREMGAAAVPVKLFNKDVPNHGFRPGMKLEAVDLMEPRLVCVATVTRIIHRLLRIHFDGWEDEYDQWVDCESPDLYPVGWCQLTGYQLQPPAAQTTREIPPNVTKQKKKTQPYKGQKKKRKIPVGRRPVGLGEPLMRRSFSGDDEEQTPSLYQSGPTGSRQPPTSGVGLGRALNSEASLQLKEEVDEFTFSQGLSDQESNSSNRFYIKQEP
- the mbtd1 gene encoding MBT domain-containing protein 1 isoform X3, with the translated sequence MEDAGDLTEHTPRPERKRRDSFGMFDGYDSCSEDSSSSTSSEDSEDEVATIPASLPIIKNNGQVYTYPDGKAGMATCEMCGMVGVRDAFYSKTKRFCSVSCSRSYSSNSKKASILARLQGKPPTKKAKVLQKQPLMAKLAAYAQYQASQQNQAKSKSVVPVEGFDWGRYICSNNSVGAPVSCFKHVPMGTCWGDLGEGVRVEVLNTDTSLSAKVYWIASIVRLAGFKALLRYEGFDNDSSRDFWSNLCIPEVHPVGWCASNGKPLVPPKSIQHKYSNWKAFLVKRLTGAKTLPPDFSTKVHESVQYPFKKLMRVEVVDKTHLCRTRVAIVEQVIGGRLRLVYEESEDGTDDFWCHMYSPLIHSIGWSRSIGHRFKRSVDVSKKIEGQMDAPPNLFTKVKDVDQSGDWFKDGMKLEAIDPLNLSAICVATVRKVLADGYLMIGIDGSEAADGSDWFCYHSTSPSIFPAGFCEINEIELTPPRGYTKLPFKWFDYLREMGAAAVPVKLFNKDVPNHGFRPGMKLEAVDLMEPRLVCVATVTRIIHRLLRIHFDGWEDEYDQWVDCESPDLYPVGWCQLTGYQLQPPAAQTTREIPPNVTKQKKKTQPYKGQKKKASLQLKEEVDEFTFSQGLSDQESNSSNRFYIKQEP
- the mbtd1 gene encoding MBT domain-containing protein 1 isoform X4 → MEDAGDLTEHTPRPERKRRDSFGMFDGYDSCSEDSSSSTSSEDSEDEVATIPASLPIIKNNGQVYTYPDGKAGMATCEMCGMVGVRDAFYSKTKRFCSVSCSRSYSSNSKKASILARLQGKPPTKKAKVLQKQPLMAKLAAYAQYQASQQNQAKSKSVVPVEGFDWGRYICSNNSVGAPVSCFKHVPMGTCWGDLGEGVRVEVLNTDTSLSAKVYWIASIVRLAGFKALLRYEGFDNDSSRDFWSNLCIPEVHPVGWCASNGKPLVPPKSIQHKYSNWKAFLVKRLTGAKTLPPDFSTKVHESVQYPFKKLMRVEVVDKTHLCRTRVAIVEQVIGGRLRLVYEESEDGTDDFWCHMYSPLIHSIGWSRSIGHRFKRSDVSKKIEGQMDAPPNLFTKVKDVDQSGDWFKDGMKLEAIDPLNLSAICVATVRKVLADGYLMIGIDGSEAADGSDWFCYHSTSPSIFPAGFCEINEIELTPPRGYTKLPFKWFDYLREMGAAAVPVKLFNKDVPNHGFRPGMKLEAVDLMEPRLVCVATVTRIIHRLLRIHFDGWEDEYDQWVDCESPDLYPVGWCQLTGYQLQPPAAQTTREIPPNVTKQKKKTQPYKGQKKKASLQLKEEVDEFTFSQGLSDQESNSSNRFYIKQEP
- the mbtd1 gene encoding MBT domain-containing protein 1 isoform X2 gives rise to the protein MEDAGDLTEHTPRPERKRRDSFGMFDGYDSCSEDSSSSTSSEDSEDEVATIPASLPIIKNNGQVYTYPDGKAGMATCEMCGMVGVRDAFYSKTKRFCSVSCSRSYSSNSKKASILARLQGKPPTKKAKVLQKQPLMAKLAAYAQYQASQQNQAKSKSVVPVEGFDWGRYICSNNSVGAPVSCFKHVPMGTCWGDLGEGVRVEVLNTDTSLSAKVYWIASIVRLAGFKALLRYEGFDNDSSRDFWSNLCIPEVHPVGWCASNGKPLVPPKSIQHKYSNWKAFLVKRLTGAKTLPPDFSTKVHESVQYPFKKLMRVEVVDKTHLCRTRVAIVEQVIGGRLRLVYEESEDGTDDFWCHMYSPLIHSIGWSRSIGHRFKRSDVSKKIEGQMDAPPNLFTKVKDVDQSGDWFKDGMKLEAIDPLNLSAICVATVRKVLADGYLMIGIDGSEAADGSDWFCYHSTSPSIFPAGFCEINEIELTPPRGYTKLPFKWFDYLREMGAAAVPVKLFNKDVPNHGFRPGMKLEAVDLMEPRLVCVATVTRIIHRLLRIHFDGWEDEYDQWVDCESPDLYPVGWCQLTGYQLQPPAAQTTREIPPNVTKQKKKTQPYKGQKKKRKIPVGRRPVGLGEPLMRRSFSGDDEEQTPSLYQSGPTGSRQPPTSGVGLGRALNSEASLQLKEEVDEFTFSQGLSDQESNSSNRFYIKQEP